GCAGTCCCACAGCAACCGAGAGCGCACCCAGTCCCGCCGCCCCGATACGCGCTGTAGATCCGATCTCGTATATCTCCTCGTGCGAGGAGACCAGTATGGACGCTCAACCCTGCGCGGACTAAGAGGCGTCGTCGGCTGGCTCCCAGCCGTCGGGCAGTCCGTCGTAGACCCGGATCGGCCCCTGCTGGGGCTTCGGTGTGCCGTCGTCGTTGCGAGGCTCGCGGGCGGGCCATCGGTCGTCGGAGTGCACCCCCCAGGTCGTACCGGATGCGTCGGTGTAGAGGGCCGGGTCACCGATGAGCACCTGGCCGTGCAGGTTGTCATCGACCTGCTGCGGGAGTCCACCCTCCTGTCCCGCCTCGCCGTCTGCGGTCCGTGCGGGTCCCCGCTGTGGGGACGCAACCCGACCGGCCCCGACGACCGGACCGCCTCCTACTACTGCTCCAACCGGTCTGCTGGCGGGGACCGGTGCGTGTCCATCTCGGTGCTGCGCGTCCACGGGATGGTCGTGCGGCTGCTCCTGGACCGGATCGGCGAGTCGGACCTGGCCGCGTCGTCCCGACGGGTGACCGGCCGGAAGGCCGACGCTGCGCAGCCCGACCCGGACCGGGCACGCGTCGACCAGCTGCGCGCTCAGGTCGACCGTCTCGAGTCTGACCGGCTCGCCGGCATGTACGACGACGCCGACGGCACCGCCGGTACGTCGCCACCCACCGTCGGCTCACCGACGAACTCGACCAGCTGCTGCAGGCCCGCGCACGGCGGCAGGCGGGGCGGTCACGTCCCGAGCTGGCCGAGGTCGTCCACGAGGTCGGTGACGTCGCCGCGGTGTTCGATGACGACGGACAGCGGGCCCGTCAGCGGGCCGTTCTGCAGGCGGCGGTGGAGCGCTCGTCGTCCATCCCGCCACAGGCGGCGGTTCGACCCGCGCCGGGTGTGCATCGTCGGGCGGGACGGGGCCTGCTGGGTCCACCTGGGGGAGGGCTGCCCGTGACGGTTCATCGTGCCTG
This genomic stretch from Actinomycetota bacterium harbors:
- a CDS encoding zinc ribbon domain-containing protein, which gives rise to MQVVIDLLRESTLLSRLAVCGPCGSPLWGRNPTGPDDRTASYYCSNRSAGGDRCVSISVLRVHGMVVRLLLDRIGESDLAASSRRVTGRKADAAQPDPDRARVDQLRAQVDRLESDRLAGMYDDADGTAGTSPPTVGSPTNSTSCCRPAHGGRRGGHVPSWPRSSTRSVTSPRCSMTTDSGPVSGPFCRRRWSARRPSRHRRRFDPRRVCIVGRDGACWVHLGEGCP